Proteins encoded by one window of Dryocola sp. LX212:
- the cyoE gene encoding heme o synthase, translated as MIKQYLQVTKPGIIFGNLISVIGGFLLASKGSIDYPLFLSTLVGVSLVVASGCVYNNYIDRDIDRKMERTKNRVLVKGLISPKMSLVYATLLGIAGFMMLWFGANPLAMWLAVMGFVVYVGVYSLYMKRKSVYGTLIGSLSGAAPPVIGYCAVTGQFDTGALILLAIFSLWQMPHSYAIAIFRFKDYQAANIPVLPVVKGISVAKNHITLYIIAFAVATLMLTLGGYAGYKYLVVAAAVSVWWLGMALRGYKVEDDKVWARKLFVFSIVAITSLSVMMSVDFMAADSHNLLTYVR; from the coding sequence ATGATTAAGCAATACCTGCAAGTAACGAAACCAGGAATTATTTTCGGTAATTTAATTTCTGTCATTGGAGGATTTTTACTGGCCTCAAAGGGCAGTATTGATTATCCCCTGTTTCTCTCCACCCTCGTTGGGGTGTCGCTGGTGGTGGCATCTGGTTGTGTTTATAACAACTACATCGACCGCGATATCGACCGTAAAATGGAGAGAACGAAGAATCGGGTGCTGGTCAAGGGCCTGATTTCACCGAAAATGTCGCTGGTGTACGCCACCTTGTTGGGTATTGCTGGCTTTATGATGCTGTGGTTTGGCGCGAATCCGTTAGCCATGTGGCTTGCCGTGATGGGCTTTGTGGTTTATGTCGGGGTCTATAGCCTCTATATGAAGCGTAAGTCCGTTTACGGCACGCTGATTGGCAGCCTGTCAGGTGCGGCACCGCCGGTGATTGGTTACTGTGCCGTCACCGGCCAGTTCGACACTGGCGCCCTGATCCTGCTGGCTATCTTTAGCCTGTGGCAGATGCCGCACTCCTATGCGATTGCCATCTTCCGCTTTAAAGATTATCAGGCCGCTAACATTCCGGTACTGCCGGTCGTGAAGGGCATTTCGGTTGCGAAGAACCATATCACGCTGTATATCATCGCTTTTGCCGTAGCCACGCTGATGCTGACCCTGGGTGGCTACGCCGGATACAAGTATCTGGTCGTTGCCGCTGCGGTAAGCGTGTGGTGGTTGGGCATGGCGCTGCGTGGATATAAAGTGGAAGACGATAAGGTCTGGGCGCGCAAACTGTTCGTCTTTTCTATCGTCGCCATTACATCTCTCAGCGTGATGATGTCGGTCGATTTTATGGCGGCAGACTCGCACAATCTGCTGACCTACGTCAGATAA
- a CDS encoding cytochrome o ubiquinol oxidase subunit IV encodes MSHSTEHAGAHHGSVKTYMTGFILSIILTAIPFWMVMTGTASHATILGVILVTAVVQILVHLVCFLHLNTSSSERWNLVAFVFTALIIAILVIGSIWIMWNLNQNMMVH; translated from the coding sequence ATGAGTCATTCAACTGAACACGCGGGCGCCCACCACGGTAGCGTTAAGACCTATATGACCGGCTTTATCCTGTCTATCATTTTGACGGCAATCCCGTTCTGGATGGTCATGACGGGTACGGCTTCCCACGCCACGATTCTTGGCGTGATTCTGGTGACCGCAGTCGTACAGATTCTGGTTCACCTGGTTTGCTTCCTGCACTTGAATACCTCTTCAAGCGAGCGCTGGAACCTGGTTGCCTTTGTCTTTACCGCGCTGATTATTGCCATTCTGGTGATCGGCTCGATCTGGATTATGTGGAACCTCAACCAGAACATGATGGTTCACTAA
- the ispA gene encoding (2E,6E)-farnesyl diphosphate synthase, with protein sequence MDFNHDLQAHAERANAALLRFLAPLPFQNSPLVKAMHYGALLGGKRLRPFLVYATGEMFGVADEALDAPAAAVECIHAYSLMHDDLPAMDDDDLRRGQPTCHIKFGEASAILAGDALQTLAFSILSDAPMPGVNIADRLAMVKELAVSSGVAGMCGGQALDLEAEGKQATLEELERIHRHKTGALIRAAVRLGALSAGAAGHTALPLLDRYADCIGLAFQVQDDILDVIGDTATLGKRQGADQQLGKSTYPALLGLEHAKAKAWDLYQESLRALEGLTAQSLDTTALEALASYIIQRDK encoded by the coding sequence ATGGATTTCAATCATGACCTTCAGGCCCACGCCGAACGGGCCAACGCTGCGCTGCTGCGCTTTTTAGCCCCGCTGCCGTTTCAGAACAGTCCTCTGGTTAAAGCGATGCACTATGGTGCATTATTAGGGGGTAAACGCCTTCGTCCTTTCCTGGTTTATGCCACCGGGGAAATGTTCGGCGTAGCAGATGAAGCGCTGGATGCCCCTGCCGCGGCGGTGGAATGTATCCATGCCTATTCGTTGATGCACGACGACCTGCCCGCCATGGACGACGACGATCTGCGCCGTGGTCAGCCCACCTGCCATATCAAATTTGGCGAAGCGAGCGCAATTCTTGCCGGAGACGCCCTGCAAACGCTGGCGTTTTCTATACTCAGTGATGCCCCCATGCCCGGCGTCAATATCGCCGACCGTCTGGCGATGGTCAAAGAGCTGGCCGTTTCCAGCGGTGTGGCCGGGATGTGCGGTGGGCAGGCGCTGGACCTCGAAGCGGAAGGCAAACAGGCCACGCTTGAGGAGCTCGAACGTATTCACCGTCATAAAACCGGCGCGCTTATCCGCGCCGCCGTTCGCCTTGGTGCGTTAAGCGCAGGCGCTGCGGGCCATACCGCCCTGCCGCTGCTCGACCGCTACGCCGACTGTATTGGCCTTGCGTTCCAGGTGCAGGACGACATTCTTGATGTAATTGGCGATACCGCTACGCTGGGCAAGCGCCAGGGCGCTGATCAGCAGCTCGGTAAAAGCACCTACCCGGCGCTGCTGGGGCTGGAACACGCTAAAGCCAAAGCGTGGGACCTCTACCAGGAGTCGCTACGCGCGTTAGAAGGCCTGACCGCGCAGTCGTTAGACACAACGGCCCTGGAAGCGTTAGCGAGCTATATCATCCAACGTGATAAATAA
- the thiI gene encoding tRNA uracil 4-sulfurtransferase ThiI, with protein MKFIIKLFPEITIKSQSVRIRFIKMLTGNIRNVLKHYDEDLAVVRHWDNIEVRAKDENQRIAIREALTRIPGIHHILEVEDVPFTDMHNIFEQALELYRDKLEGKSFCVRVKRRGKHEFSSIEVERYVGGGLNQHIESARVKLTHPDVTVNLEIENDRLLLVKGRYEGIGGFPIGTQEDVLSLISGGFDSGVSSYMLMRRGCRVHYCFFNLGGAAHEIGVKQVAHYLWNRFGSSHRVRFVAINFEPVVGEILEKVEDGQMGVVLKRMFVRAASRVAERYGVQALVTGEALGQVSSQTLTNLRLIDNVSDTLILRPLISHDKEHIIDLAREIGTADFARTMPEYCGVISKSPTVKAVKAKIEAEEENFDFSILDRVVEEATNIDIRDIATQSKEVVTEVETVDAFAPNDVLLDIRSIDEQDEKPFKPEGIEVASLPFYKLSSKFGDLDQSKTYLLWCERGVMSRLQALYLREQGFNNVKVYRP; from the coding sequence ATGAAGTTTATCATTAAATTGTTCCCGGAAATCACCATCAAGAGCCAATCTGTGCGCATACGCTTTATTAAGATGCTCACGGGGAACATTCGTAACGTTCTAAAACACTACGATGAAGATCTGGCGGTCGTCCGCCACTGGGACAATATCGAAGTCCGCGCCAAAGATGAAAACCAGCGTATCGCCATTCGCGAAGCGCTGACCCGCATTCCCGGCATCCACCATATTCTTGAAGTAGAGGATGTGCCGTTCACCGATATGCACAATATCTTTGAACAGGCGCTGGAACTCTACCGCGACAAGCTGGAAGGGAAATCCTTCTGCGTGCGCGTTAAGCGTCGCGGTAAGCATGAGTTTAGCTCCATTGAAGTGGAACGCTATGTTGGCGGCGGTCTTAACCAGCATATCGAATCCGCGCGCGTGAAGCTGACCCACCCGGACGTCACCGTTAATCTGGAAATCGAAAACGATCGCCTGCTGCTGGTGAAAGGCCGCTATGAAGGCATCGGTGGTTTCCCTATTGGTACCCAGGAAGACGTGCTGTCGCTGATTTCCGGCGGTTTCGACTCCGGCGTGTCCAGCTATATGCTGATGCGTCGCGGCTGCCGCGTGCACTACTGCTTCTTTAACCTCGGCGGTGCGGCTCACGAAATCGGCGTGAAGCAGGTTGCTCACTATCTGTGGAACCGCTTCGGCAGCTCCCATCGCGTGCGCTTCGTGGCGATTAACTTTGAGCCGGTAGTTGGCGAAATCCTCGAGAAAGTTGAGGATGGTCAGATGGGCGTGGTGCTCAAGCGTATGTTTGTGCGCGCGGCCTCCCGCGTGGCAGAACGCTACGGCGTGCAGGCGCTGGTCACAGGCGAAGCGCTGGGCCAGGTTTCCAGCCAGACTCTCACCAACCTGCGCCTTATCGACAACGTTTCTGACACGCTGATCCTGCGCCCGCTTATCTCTCATGATAAAGAGCACATCATCGATCTGGCCCGTGAAATCGGCACCGCTGATTTTGCCCGCACCATGCCGGAATACTGCGGCGTGATCTCGAAAAGCCCGACCGTGAAGGCAGTGAAGGCGAAGATTGAAGCGGAAGAAGAGAACTTCGACTTCTCGATTCTGGATCGCGTAGTGGAAGAAGCCACTAACATCGACATCCGCGATATCGCCACGCAGAGCAAAGAAGTGGTGACGGAAGTCGAAACTGTAGATGCTTTTGCGCCGAACGACGTGCTGCTGGATATCCGCTCCATCGACGAGCAGGACGAGAAGCCGTTTAAGCCGGAAGGGATCGAGGTTGCTTCGCTGCCGTTCTACAAGCTGAGCTCGAAGTTTGGCGATCTGGACCAGAGCAAAACCTATTTGCTGTGGTGCGAACGCGGCGTCATGAGCCGCCTGCAGGCGCTGTACCTGCGCGAACAGGGCTTTAACAACGTTAAGGTTTACCGCCCGTAG
- the panE gene encoding 2-dehydropantoate 2-reductase, protein MKITVLGCGALGQLWLAALIKQGDEVQGWLRVPQPFCPVNLVDVDGSTFNESLTANDPDFLAKSDLLLVTLKAWQVSGAVKTLAATLPESSPVLLLHNGMGTLEELKTLRQPVLLGVTTHAAKRDGNVIIHVAKGTTHIGPGNAAGGDFSRLAETLHAALPDVAWHDNIRPASWKKLTVNCVINPLTALYNCPNGELKHHHDEVVSICDEVAQVMAREGHHTSAESLLYYVEQVIDSTAANTSSMLQDIRVQRHTEIDYITGYLLQRARAHGLSLPVNSRLYELIKRKENEYERSSSGLPGTWN, encoded by the coding sequence ATGAAAATCACCGTACTGGGTTGCGGTGCGCTGGGCCAACTCTGGCTGGCGGCGCTGATAAAACAAGGAGATGAAGTGCAGGGATGGCTACGGGTTCCCCAACCTTTCTGCCCGGTCAATCTGGTGGATGTGGACGGCAGCACCTTTAACGAATCGCTGACCGCAAACGATCCGGATTTCCTTGCCAAGAGCGATCTGCTGCTGGTAACGCTTAAAGCCTGGCAGGTATCAGGTGCGGTAAAAACGCTGGCCGCGACGCTGCCAGAATCCAGCCCTGTCCTGCTGCTGCATAACGGTATGGGCACGCTGGAAGAACTTAAAACGCTTCGGCAGCCTGTTCTACTGGGGGTGACAACCCACGCGGCAAAACGTGATGGCAACGTCATCATTCACGTCGCTAAAGGCACCACGCACATCGGGCCGGGTAATGCTGCCGGGGGAGACTTCAGCCGTCTGGCCGAAACGTTGCATGCGGCCCTGCCTGACGTGGCCTGGCACGATAACATCCGGCCCGCCAGCTGGAAAAAGCTCACGGTCAACTGCGTGATAAACCCGCTAACGGCTTTGTACAACTGCCCCAACGGTGAATTAAAGCATCATCACGACGAGGTAGTGAGCATCTGCGATGAGGTGGCACAGGTTATGGCGCGCGAAGGCCATCACACCTCGGCTGAAAGCCTGCTCTACTACGTTGAACAGGTTATCGACAGCACCGCCGCGAATACCTCTTCGATGCTGCAGGACATCCGCGTGCAGCGGCACACTGAAATCGACTATATCACCGGGTATTTACTCCAGCGTGCGCGGGCCCACGGCCTGAGCCTGCCGGTAAATAGCCGACTCTACGAGCTGATAAAGCGTAAGGAGAACGAATATGAGCGCTCAAGCTCTGGTCTGCCTGGCACCTGGAACTGA
- a CDS encoding YajQ family cyclic di-GMP-binding protein: protein MPSFDIVSEIDMQEVRNAIENAEREVATRFDFRNVPATFELNEKNQSIKVASESDFQVNQLLDILRAKLLKRGIEGASIDVPEEFTHSGKTWSVEAKLKQGIEAPIAKKIVKLIKDSKAKVQVQIQGEELRVTGKSRDDLQGAMALVRGGDLGQPFQFKNFRD, encoded by the coding sequence ATGCCATCTTTTGACATCGTGTCTGAAATTGATATGCAAGAAGTTCGCAATGCGATTGAGAACGCCGAGCGAGAAGTCGCGACCCGTTTTGATTTCCGCAACGTGCCAGCAACCTTTGAGCTGAATGAGAAAAATCAGTCCATTAAGGTCGCCAGCGAGTCTGACTTCCAGGTTAATCAGCTGCTGGATATCCTGCGTGCCAAGCTGCTCAAGCGCGGCATTGAAGGAGCGTCAATTGACGTGCCGGAGGAGTTTACCCACAGCGGTAAAACCTGGAGCGTGGAAGCGAAGCTCAAGCAGGGCATCGAAGCGCCGATCGCCAAGAAAATTGTGAAGCTGATAAAAGACAGCAAAGCAAAAGTTCAGGTGCAGATTCAGGGCGAAGAGCTACGCGTTACGGGGAAATCCCGTGATGACCTGCAGGGCGCAATGGCGCTGGTCCGCGGTGGCGATCTGGGACAGCCGTTCCAGTTTAAAAACTTCCGCGACTGA
- the yajL gene encoding protein deglycase YajL: MSAQALVCLAPGTEETEAVTTIDLLVRGGIKVTTASVASDGNLTVTCSRGVQIVADAPLVEIADGDFDVIVLPGGLKGAECFRDSPLLVETVRQFHLSGRIVAAICAAAGTVLVPHEIFPIGNMTGFPGLKETIPEEQWQDKRVVWDPRVNLLTSQGPGTAIDFALKIIDLLVGREKAHEVSQQLVMAAGIYSYRDY, encoded by the coding sequence ATGAGCGCTCAAGCTCTGGTCTGCCTGGCACCTGGAACTGAAGAAACCGAAGCCGTCACCACCATCGACTTACTGGTCCGCGGCGGCATCAAAGTGACAACGGCAAGCGTTGCCAGCGACGGTAACCTCACCGTCACCTGTTCACGCGGCGTACAAATCGTCGCCGACGCACCGCTGGTGGAAATTGCCGATGGTGACTTCGACGTCATTGTTCTGCCCGGCGGCCTGAAAGGCGCGGAATGCTTCCGCGACAGCCCGCTGCTGGTGGAAACCGTGCGCCAGTTTCATCTCTCCGGCCGTATCGTCGCCGCCATCTGTGCAGCTGCCGGCACGGTGCTGGTGCCGCACGAGATCTTCCCGATTGGCAATATGACCGGCTTCCCCGGCCTGAAGGAGACGATCCCGGAAGAGCAGTGGCAGGACAAACGCGTGGTCTGGGATCCGCGGGTGAACCTGCTCACCAGCCAGGGGCCGGGTACGGCAATTGATTTTGCACTGAAGATTATCGACCTGCTGGTCGGGCGCGAGAAAGCGCATGAGGTGTCGCAGCAGCTGGTGATGGCTGCCGGGATCTATAGCTACCGGGATTATTAA
- a CDS encoding cytochrome o ubiquinol oxidase subunit III, with product MSTETINHASAHAAEHGHHDAGTNKVFGFWIYLMSDCILFCCLFATYAVLVNGTAGGPAGKDIFELPFVLVETALLLFSSITYGMAIIAMNKGNKSQVISWLALTFLFGAGFVGMEIYEFHHLIVEGYGPDRSGFLSAFFALVGTHGLHVTSGLVWMAFMMIHVARRGLTGTNRARLMCLSLFWHFLDVVWICVFSVVYLMGAM from the coding sequence ATGTCAACTGAGACTATCAATCACGCAAGCGCCCACGCCGCTGAGCATGGGCATCACGATGCAGGAACCAATAAGGTCTTTGGTTTCTGGATCTACCTGATGAGCGACTGCATTCTGTTCTGTTGCTTGTTTGCTACCTATGCCGTTCTGGTGAACGGCACCGCCGGTGGCCCGGCAGGGAAAGACATCTTCGAACTGCCGTTCGTACTGGTTGAGACGGCCCTGCTGTTATTCAGCTCCATCACCTATGGCATGGCGATTATCGCCATGAACAAAGGCAACAAGAGCCAGGTTATCTCCTGGCTGGCGCTGACCTTCCTGTTTGGTGCGGGCTTCGTCGGGATGGAAATCTATGAATTCCATCACCTGATCGTTGAGGGTTACGGCCCGGATCGTAGCGGCTTCCTGTCAGCGTTCTTCGCGCTGGTCGGCACCCACGGTCTGCACGTCACGTCCGGCCTGGTCTGGATGGCGTTCATGATGATTCATGTGGCGCGCCGCGGCCTGACCGGCACTAACCGTGCTCGTCTGATGTGTCTGAGCCTGTTCTGGCACTTCCTTGACGTTGTATGGATCTGTGTATTCTCAGTCGTTTATCTGATGGGGGCGATGTAA
- a CDS encoding MFS transporter, translating into MNDYKMTPVELRATWGLGTVFSLRMLGMFMVLPVLTTYGMSLQGASEALIGLAIGIYGLAQAIFQIPFGLLSDRIGRKPLIIGGLMIFVLGSVIAALSDSIWGIILGRALQGSGAIAAAVMALLSDLTREQNRTKAMAFIGVSFGVTFAIAMVLGPIITHSLGLNALFWMIAVLATAGILITLWAVPNTDTHVLNRESGMVKGCFSKVLAEPKLLKLNFGIMCLHIMLMSTFVALPGQLELAGFPAAQHWKIYLCTMLIAFASVVPFIIYAEVKRRMKRVFVGCVVVLLIAEIVLWGSGPHFWELVIGVQLFFLAFNLMEAILPSLISKESPAGFKGTAMGIYSTSQFIGVAIGGSLGGWLDGMFDSQTVFLAGALLAMVWLLVSSTMSEPPYVASLRIELPEDAANDVELKARLLAQPGVSDANIIPQERSAYVKIDSKITNRFEIEQLVKGA; encoded by the coding sequence ATGAACGATTACAAAATGACGCCCGTCGAGCTACGAGCGACGTGGGGTTTAGGCACGGTGTTTTCACTGCGCATGCTCGGCATGTTTATGGTGCTGCCGGTTCTTACTACTTACGGGATGTCCCTGCAGGGCGCGAGCGAAGCGCTGATTGGCCTGGCAATTGGGATTTACGGCCTCGCCCAGGCGATATTCCAGATCCCCTTCGGCTTACTGTCGGACCGCATTGGCCGCAAGCCGCTGATTATCGGCGGCCTGATGATTTTCGTGCTCGGCAGCGTGATTGCCGCGCTGTCAGATTCAATCTGGGGCATTATCCTTGGCCGCGCGCTCCAGGGCTCGGGCGCGATTGCCGCCGCGGTTATGGCCCTGCTTTCTGACCTTACCCGCGAACAGAACCGCACCAAAGCGATGGCGTTTATTGGCGTCAGCTTCGGCGTCACCTTTGCCATTGCCATGGTGCTCGGCCCAATTATTACCCACAGCCTGGGTCTGAACGCGCTGTTCTGGATGATAGCCGTGCTGGCCACCGCCGGCATTCTCATCACGTTGTGGGCAGTGCCTAATACCGATACGCACGTGCTGAATCGTGAATCAGGCATGGTGAAAGGCTGCTTCAGTAAAGTCCTTGCCGAGCCTAAGCTGCTGAAGCTGAATTTTGGTATCATGTGCCTGCACATCATGCTGATGTCGACCTTCGTTGCCCTGCCCGGCCAGCTCGAACTGGCAGGCTTCCCCGCCGCGCAGCACTGGAAAATTTATCTCTGCACGATGCTGATCGCGTTTGCGTCCGTAGTACCGTTTATTATCTATGCCGAAGTTAAACGCCGCATGAAGCGCGTGTTTGTGGGCTGCGTGGTGGTACTCCTGATCGCTGAAATCGTGCTCTGGGGTTCCGGCCCGCATTTCTGGGAGCTGGTGATAGGCGTGCAGCTGTTCTTCCTTGCCTTTAACCTGATGGAAGCTATTTTGCCGTCGCTTATCAGTAAAGAGTCTCCCGCTGGCTTCAAAGGCACCGCAATGGGAATTTACTCCACCAGCCAGTTTATCGGCGTAGCCATTGGCGGCTCGCTGGGCGGCTGGCTGGACGGGATGTTTGATTCCCAGACGGTATTCCTGGCAGGCGCGCTGCTGGCCATGGTCTGGCTGCTGGTCAGCTCGACCATGTCAGAACCGCCGTATGTTGCCAGCCTGCGAATCGAGCTGCCGGAAGATGCGGCAAATGACGTTGAGCTTAAAGCAAGACTGCTGGCCCAGCCGGGCGTAAGCGACGCGAACATCATCCCGCAGGAGCGCAGCGCCTACGTGAAGATCGACAGTAAGATAACGAACAGATTTGAGATAGAACAGCTGGTGAAAGGGGCATAA
- the dxs gene encoding 1-deoxy-D-xylulose-5-phosphate synthase, with amino-acid sequence MSFDIAKYPTLALVDTTQELRTLPKESLPKLCDELRRYLLDSVSRSSGHFASGLGTVELTVALHYVYNTPFDQLIWDVGHQAYPHKILTGRRDKIGTIRQKGGLHPFPWRAESEYDVLSVGHSSTSISAGIGIAVAAGKEGKDRRTVCVIGDGAITAGMAFEAMNHAGDIRPDMLVVLNDNEMSISENVGALNNHLAQLLSGKLYSSLREGGKKVFSGVPPIKELLKRTEEHIKGMVVPGTLFEELGFNYIGPVDGHDVNGLVNTLKNMRGLTGPQFLHVMTKKGRGYAPAEKDPISFHAVPKFDHTSGTLPKSSGGLPSYSKIFGNWLCETAAADDKLMAVTPAMREGSGMVEFSRQYPGQYFDVAIAEQHAVTFAAGLAIGGYKPVVAIYSTFLQRAYDQVIHDVAIQKLPVLFAIDRAGIVGADGQTHQGAFDLSFMRCIPDMVIMTPSDENECRQMLHTGYHYNDGPSAVRYPRGNGTGAELQPLECLPIGKGVKKRAGEKVALLNFGTLLEDAAKVAESLNATLVDMRFVKPLDESLILELAASHDLLVTIEENAIQGGAGSGVNEVLMANRKRVQVLNIGLPDYFIPQGTQEEARAAIGLDAEGIEAKIRSWLQ; translated from the coding sequence ATGAGTTTTGATATTGCCAAATACCCGACCCTTGCGCTGGTTGATACCACACAGGAGCTTCGCACGCTGCCAAAAGAGAGCCTGCCGAAGCTGTGTGACGAGCTGCGCCGTTACCTGCTGGACAGCGTAAGCCGCTCCAGCGGGCACTTTGCCTCCGGGCTTGGCACGGTGGAGCTGACCGTTGCGCTGCACTATGTCTACAACACGCCGTTCGACCAGCTGATCTGGGACGTGGGTCACCAGGCTTATCCGCATAAGATCCTCACCGGACGTCGCGATAAAATTGGCACCATCCGCCAGAAAGGCGGCCTGCATCCATTCCCGTGGCGCGCCGAAAGTGAATACGACGTGCTGAGCGTCGGCCACTCCTCCACCTCCATCAGCGCCGGGATCGGTATCGCCGTCGCTGCGGGTAAAGAAGGAAAAGATCGCCGCACGGTCTGCGTGATCGGCGATGGTGCGATTACCGCAGGCATGGCATTTGAAGCCATGAACCATGCCGGGGATATCCGCCCGGACATGCTAGTGGTGCTCAACGATAACGAAATGTCGATTTCTGAAAACGTTGGCGCGCTGAATAACCATCTGGCCCAGCTGCTCTCCGGCAAGCTCTACTCCAGCCTGCGCGAAGGCGGCAAGAAAGTCTTCTCCGGCGTGCCGCCCATTAAAGAGCTGCTAAAGCGCACAGAAGAACATATCAAGGGCATGGTCGTGCCGGGCACGCTGTTTGAAGAGCTTGGCTTTAACTATATCGGGCCGGTAGACGGTCACGACGTGAATGGCCTGGTGAACACGCTGAAGAATATGCGCGGCCTGACCGGTCCGCAGTTCCTGCACGTGATGACCAAAAAAGGCCGGGGCTACGCGCCCGCGGAAAAAGACCCGATCAGCTTCCACGCCGTACCTAAATTTGACCATACCAGCGGCACCCTGCCGAAAAGCTCGGGCGGCCTGCCGAGCTACTCAAAAATCTTCGGCAACTGGCTGTGTGAAACCGCAGCAGCCGACGACAAGCTGATGGCCGTGACGCCTGCGATGCGCGAAGGCTCCGGCATGGTTGAGTTTTCCCGCCAGTACCCAGGCCAGTATTTCGATGTTGCCATTGCCGAGCAGCATGCGGTGACTTTCGCCGCTGGTCTTGCTATCGGCGGCTACAAGCCAGTTGTCGCCATTTACTCCACGTTCCTGCAGCGGGCTTATGACCAGGTCATTCACGACGTGGCTATCCAGAAGCTGCCGGTGCTGTTTGCCATCGACCGGGCAGGCATTGTGGGTGCCGATGGACAGACCCACCAGGGCGCGTTCGACCTCTCCTTCATGCGCTGCATCCCGGATATGGTCATCATGACCCCGAGCGATGAAAACGAATGCCGCCAGATGCTGCACACCGGATACCACTACAATGATGGCCCAAGCGCAGTGCGTTACCCGCGCGGTAACGGCACAGGAGCTGAGCTTCAGCCGCTGGAATGCCTGCCGATTGGCAAAGGCGTGAAGAAGCGTGCAGGCGAGAAGGTCGCCCTGCTGAACTTCGGTACGCTGCTGGAAGATGCGGCAAAGGTCGCGGAATCGCTTAACGCTACCCTTGTGGATATGCGCTTTGTGAAGCCGCTCGATGAATCACTGATTCTGGAACTGGCTGCCAGCCACGATTTGCTGGTGACCATCGAAGAGAACGCCATCCAGGGCGGCGCGGGCAGCGGCGTGAACGAAGTGCTGATGGCTAACCGTAAGCGGGTTCAGGTGCTGAACATCGGCCTGCCCGACTACTTTATCCCGCAGGGCACACAGGAAGAGGCCCG
- the xseB gene encoding exodeoxyribonuclease VII small subunit gives MPKKTEVPASFETALVELEQIVTRLEGGELPLEEALNEFERGIQLARQGQVKLQQAEQRVQILLSDSEDTPLKPFTPDAE, from the coding sequence ATGCCGAAAAAAACTGAAGTCCCTGCCAGCTTTGAAACCGCGCTTGTGGAACTTGAGCAGATCGTCACCCGTCTTGAGGGCGGCGAGCTGCCGCTGGAAGAGGCGCTAAATGAATTCGAACGGGGTATTCAGCTTGCCCGTCAGGGCCAGGTGAAACTGCAGCAGGCTGAGCAGCGCGTGCAGATCCTGCTGAGCGACAGCGAAGATACGCCCCTCAAGCCTTTCACGCCGGACGCCGAGTAA